From the Lolium rigidum isolate FL_2022 chromosome 2, APGP_CSIRO_Lrig_0.1, whole genome shotgun sequence genome, one window contains:
- the LOC124687716 gene encoding uncharacterized protein LOC124687716 yields MALWLTLLLGVALPVAALVAAGLYVYRRRRLPRNAPPELPIGAAGAGASASPGGLEKLNAKYNASSGRVGVRFQQLHHHHHAKHRSGAQQQQQQQGPFQWGDHPRLVIEAAENGWAQFVFAVAPPRARSAASSPLWGLCPVCDAGTSGELADAAWDAPVGSSERMQAVRLNPATAPAAAASSKKWLPGSVTSPLRSDQDLASSNALSVARMSMPLPGPPMAGTPFSQDAYFEITIIYLNTRRPEWSASRASRRGKDGSGESDRSKLIDFAPADTTSNVIKETRPAKDGQGEKQRHQVMSLGLAAGSATPPRPSLAGTYTSSIGFHSNGAVYLDGMKLVYESEKSSWAAVDKVVGLGFEPAKRKVYFTVDGQQVHKVSCNADAFSSPLYPVLASSFDVMALVNLGQNKFRYAPANARRTANPCFVRSASLGNDGRSGSVGLDFDDESGELFSMGRVDSGWTDTSRVSKSRKDNGGAGAGDLDPDSDLFEIPL; encoded by the exons CCGCCGGCCTCTACGTGTACCGGCGTCGACGCTTGCCGCGTAACGCGCCGCCGGAGCTGCCGATCGGTGCCGCTGGCGCGGGTGCCTCGGCCAGCCCCGGCGGGCTGGAGAAGCTCAACGCCAAGTACAACGCCAGCAGCGGCCGCGTGGGCGTCCGGTTCCAGCAGCTGCACCATCACCACCACGCCAAGCACCGGTCAGgcgcgcagcagcagcagcagcagcagggcccGTTCCAGTGGGGCGACCACCCGCGGCTGGTGATCGAGGCGGCCGAGAACGGGTGGGCGCAGTTCGTGttcgcggtggcgccgccgcgggCGAGGTCGGCGGCCTCGTCGCCGCTCTGGGGCCTCTGCCCGGTCTGCGACGCCGGGACCAGCGGCGAGCTGGCCGACGCCGCCTGGGACGCCCCCGTGGGGTCGTCCGAGCGGATGCAGGCCGTGCGGCTCAACCCGGcgaccgcgcccgccgccgccgcgtccagcAAGAAGTGGCTGCCCGGCAGCGTCACCAGCCCCCTCCGCAGCGACCAGGACCTGGCGAGCAGCAACGCGCTGAGCGTCGCCAGGATGAGCATGCCGCTGCCGGGCCCTCCCATGGCCGGCACGCCCTTCTCGCAGGACGCATACTTCGAGATCACCATCATCTATCTCAACACGCGGCGTCCGGAGTGGTCCGCGTCGCGGGCGAGCAGGCGTGGGAAGGACGGCTCGGGCGAGAGCGACCGCTCCAAGCTCATCGATTTTGCACCGGCCGACACCACCAGCAACGTGATCAAGGAGACCAGACCCGCGAAAGATGGCCAGGGAGAAAAACAGAGGCATCAGGTCATGTCGCTGGGCCTCGCCGCCGGCTCCGCCACGCCGCCACGGCCGtcgttggccggaacgtacacgtctTCCATCGGCTTCcactccaacggcgcggtctaCCTCGACG GGATGAAGCTGGTGTACGAGTCGGAgaagtcgtcgtgggcggcggtggACAAGGTGGTCGGCCTCGGCTTCGAGCCGGCGAAGCGGAAGGTGTACTTCACGGTGGACGGCCAGCAGGTCCACAAGGTGAGCTGCAACGCCGACGCCTTCTCCAGCCCGCTCTACCCGGTCCTGGCCTCCAGCTTCGACGTCATGGCGCTGGTCAACCTCGGCCAGAACAAGTTCCGGTACGCGCCGGCCAACGCGCGCCGCACGGCCAACCCGTGCTTCGTGCGGTCCGCCTCGCTGGGCAACGACGGCCGGAGCGGGTCCGTGGGGCTCGACTTCGACGACGAAAGCGGCGAGCTCTTCTCCATGGGCCGCGTAGACTCCGGATGGACGGACACCTCGCGGGTTAGCAAGAGCAGGAAGGacaacggcggcgccggcgccggcgacctcGATCCCGACTCCGACCTCTTCGAGATCCCGCTGTGA
- the LOC124692612 gene encoding filament-like plant protein 7 isoform X2, which yields MAEMEDALRSCMEQLLIAREEREQIILEAASEISSQQKKVWDLQRALEVANKKAEKLAAENNNFCKAIDAKDKLARELRESKAALDEQLTGATAKLEAARKQSASLHYEARMLQKELEVRSQEREYDLKSVDAARVQHAESLKKIAHLEAECQRLRAMVRKRLPGPAAVAKMRDEVEQQQPPRAGASPRRQRSATPPMSPRSVTPMSRRAPDLPDQSHAVRLRAIEDENNALKRVLATRDTELQFARMKFADEACKLSAVQRQLKELTEESKRLTDANVKTESWASALVSELDHFRAGKQGHGASSVIVSEMSLLDDFAEIEKLEMASGDHQTSGQNKADSGSIVSEKNDKFLDQNGGVTKFPDQNGHPDWVQDVWELVKRKQEASGESIGIILEEIRRALDQSPDHTKGNTSDELHDRAKIEKMVSNLAEKINAMIRFSVEDNAAKCGLSSLHDKPEFIARLEYLVHVCHDVLHEKAKLEIFIDEVCLVLDYIAGQYFSNQVGPKDDNIKNSDGDESSSTVNTNGEHGMQSATSAAALDIQTEAHQEPIQLAGQLPENIEERQLNEELAIVLHKDYDMEPGRKSSYYKIESPTDDGTENLAQEGKQLPTNSEISAAAHKLAECQETITNLSKQLHALQTPPNSGIIDISMFSPRPSSADYKPQSLGSILADEATSTAEGTIPPTPKQVHTKKEQCDPDTAALRSMAQEQVVDADGEASAQAVVQPVILELRRDDTPTDPRKKKRGPSLLGRMIFRKRVEGSSS from the exons ATGGCTGAAATGGAAGATGCTCTGAGATCCTGCATGGAGCAGCTGCTCATTGCGAGAGAGGAGCGGGAGCAAATCATCCTGGAAGCAGCCAGCGAGATATCCTCCCAGCAAAAGAAAGTGTGGGATCTGCAGCGCGCTCTCGAGGTTGCGAACAAGAAGGCCGAGAAGCTGGCCGCCGAAAATAATAACTTCTGCAAGGCCATCGACGCCAAGGACAAGCTGGCCAGGGAGCTCAGGGAGTCCAAGGCAGCCTTGGACGAGCAGCTCACCGGCGCGACGGCGAAGCTCGAGGCAGCGCGGAAGCAGAGCGCATCGCTGCATTACGAGGCACGCATGCTGCAGAAGGAGCTGGAGGTGAGGAGCCAGGAGCGGGAGTATGACCTCAAGTCCGTGGACGCCGCCCGCGTGCAGCACGCGGAGAGCCTGAAGAAGATCGCGCACCTGGAAGCCGAGTGCCAGCGGCTGCGCGCCATGGTCCGGAAGCGGCTCCCCGGTCCAGCAGCCGTGGCAAAGATGAGAGACGAGGTCGAGCAGCAGCAGCCACCCAGGGCCGGTGCCAGCCCGAGGAGGCAGCGTTCCGCGACGCCGCCGATGTCGCCGCGATCCGTGACGCCGATGTCACGGCGCGCTCCTGATCTGCCTGACCAGAGCCACGCCGTCAGGCTGCGCGCGATCGAGGACGAGAACAACGCGCTGAAGCGGGTGCTGGCAACGAGGGACACGGAGCTGCAGTTCGCACGGATGAAGTTCGCGGACGAGGCCTGCAAGCTCTCGGCGGTGCAGAGGCAGCTGAAGGAGCTGactgaggagagcaagcgtctgaCCGATGCAAATGTAAAGACCGAGTCATGGGCCTCTGCTTTGGTCTCTGAACTGGATCACTTCAGGGCTGGGAAGCAGGGACATGGAGCTTCATCCGTCATCGTGTCTGAGATGAGCTTGCTTGATGATTTCGCTGAGATTGAGAAGCTGGAGATGGCATCAGGTGATCATCAAACGTCCGGACAGAACAAGGCGGATTCGGGATCGATTGTGTCAGAGAAGAACGACAAATTTCTTGATCAAAATGGCGGTGTCACCAAATTTCCTGATCAAAATGGTCATCCTGATTGGGTTCAGGATGTTTGGGAACTCGTAAAACGAAAGCaggaagcaagtggagaaagcatTGGCATCATTCTTGAGGAAATCAGACGTGCATTGGACCAGAGTCCTGATCATACCAAAGGAAATACTTCTGATGAACTGCATGACCGGGCCAAGATAGAAAAAATGGTGAGCAATCTTGCTGAAAAAATAAACGCCATGATCCGCTTTTCCGTAGAAGACAATGCTGCAAAATGTGGGCTGTCGTCGTTGCATGACAAGCCTGAATTCATTGCTCGCCTCGAGTACCTGGTTCATGTCTGTCACGATGTTCTCCATGAGAAGGCCAAGCTTGAAATTTTCATTGATGAGGTTTGCCTGGTACTAGACTATATAGCGGGCCAGTACTTTTCAAACCAAGTTGGACCGAAGGATGATAACATAAAGAATTCTGATGGAGACGAGTCATCAAGTACAGTAAACACAAATGGTGAACATGGAATGCAGAGTGCAACATCAGCAGCAGCACTAGACATCCAAACAGAAGCACATCAAGAACCAATTCAATTGGCAGGCCAGCTACCTGAAAATATCGAAGAGAGACAGCTTAATGAAGAACTTGCTATAGTGCTACATAAAGATTATGATATGGAACCAGGGAGGAAGTCATCATACTATAAGATAGAAAG TCCCACTGACGATGGAACAGAAAATTTGGCACAAGAGGGAAAACAGCTACCAACA AACTCAGAGATATCTGCAGCAGCTCACAAGCTTGCAGAGTGCCAGGAAACCATCACAAATCTGAGTAAACAGCTGCATGCTCTCCAGACTCCCCCAAATTCAGGCATTATAGATATCTCAATGTTCAGCCCGAGACCAAGCTCGGCTGACTACAAGCCCCAGTCACTTGGAAGCATCCTTGCTGATGAGGCGACCAGCACAGCTGAGGGTACCATCCCTCCCACGCCAAAACAAGTGCACACCAAGAAGGAACAATGCGATCCTGACACTGCAGCACTAAGGAGCATGGCACAAGAGCAGGTTGTTGACGCCGACGGCGAGGCATCGGCGCAAGCTGTTGTTCAGCCAGTGATCCTGGAGCTGCGCCGTGATGATACTCCAACTGATCCTAGGAAGAAGAAGCGGGGTCCGAGCTTGCTGGGCAGGATGATCTTCAGGAAGAGAGTGGAAGGCAGCTCCTCCTAG
- the LOC124692612 gene encoding filament-like plant protein 7 isoform X1: MAEMEDALRSCMEQLLIAREEREQIILEAASEISSQQKKVWDLQRALEVANKKAEKLAAENNNFCKAIDAKDKLARELRESKAALDEQLTGATAKLEAARKQSASLHYEARMLQKELEVRSQEREYDLKSVDAARVQHAESLKKIAHLEAECQRLRAMVRKRLPGPAAVAKMRDEVEQQQPPRAGASPRRQRSATPPMSPRSVTPMSRRAPDLPDQSHAVRLRAIEDENNALKRVLATRDTELQFARMKFADEACKLSAVQRQLKELTEESKRLTDANVKTESWASALVSELDHFRAGKQGHGASSVIVSEMSLLDDFAEIEKLEMASGDHQTSGQNKADSGSIVSEKNDKFLDQNGGVTKFPDQNGHPDWVQDVWELVKRKQEASGESIGIILEEIRRALDQSPDHTKGNTSDELHDRAKIEKMVSNLAEKINAMIRFSVEDNAAKCGLSSLHDKPEFIARLEYLVHVCHDVLHEKAKLEIFIDEVCLVLDYIAGQYFSNQVGPKDDNIKNSDGDESSSTVNTNGEHGMQSATSAAALDIQTEAHQEPIQLAGQLPENIEERQLNEELAIVLHKDYDMEPGRKSSYYKIESSPTDDGTENLAQEGKQLPTNSEISAAAHKLAECQETITNLSKQLHALQTPPNSGIIDISMFSPRPSSADYKPQSLGSILADEATSTAEGTIPPTPKQVHTKKEQCDPDTAALRSMAQEQVVDADGEASAQAVVQPVILELRRDDTPTDPRKKKRGPSLLGRMIFRKRVEGSSS; encoded by the exons ATGGCTGAAATGGAAGATGCTCTGAGATCCTGCATGGAGCAGCTGCTCATTGCGAGAGAGGAGCGGGAGCAAATCATCCTGGAAGCAGCCAGCGAGATATCCTCCCAGCAAAAGAAAGTGTGGGATCTGCAGCGCGCTCTCGAGGTTGCGAACAAGAAGGCCGAGAAGCTGGCCGCCGAAAATAATAACTTCTGCAAGGCCATCGACGCCAAGGACAAGCTGGCCAGGGAGCTCAGGGAGTCCAAGGCAGCCTTGGACGAGCAGCTCACCGGCGCGACGGCGAAGCTCGAGGCAGCGCGGAAGCAGAGCGCATCGCTGCATTACGAGGCACGCATGCTGCAGAAGGAGCTGGAGGTGAGGAGCCAGGAGCGGGAGTATGACCTCAAGTCCGTGGACGCCGCCCGCGTGCAGCACGCGGAGAGCCTGAAGAAGATCGCGCACCTGGAAGCCGAGTGCCAGCGGCTGCGCGCCATGGTCCGGAAGCGGCTCCCCGGTCCAGCAGCCGTGGCAAAGATGAGAGACGAGGTCGAGCAGCAGCAGCCACCCAGGGCCGGTGCCAGCCCGAGGAGGCAGCGTTCCGCGACGCCGCCGATGTCGCCGCGATCCGTGACGCCGATGTCACGGCGCGCTCCTGATCTGCCTGACCAGAGCCACGCCGTCAGGCTGCGCGCGATCGAGGACGAGAACAACGCGCTGAAGCGGGTGCTGGCAACGAGGGACACGGAGCTGCAGTTCGCACGGATGAAGTTCGCGGACGAGGCCTGCAAGCTCTCGGCGGTGCAGAGGCAGCTGAAGGAGCTGactgaggagagcaagcgtctgaCCGATGCAAATGTAAAGACCGAGTCATGGGCCTCTGCTTTGGTCTCTGAACTGGATCACTTCAGGGCTGGGAAGCAGGGACATGGAGCTTCATCCGTCATCGTGTCTGAGATGAGCTTGCTTGATGATTTCGCTGAGATTGAGAAGCTGGAGATGGCATCAGGTGATCATCAAACGTCCGGACAGAACAAGGCGGATTCGGGATCGATTGTGTCAGAGAAGAACGACAAATTTCTTGATCAAAATGGCGGTGTCACCAAATTTCCTGATCAAAATGGTCATCCTGATTGGGTTCAGGATGTTTGGGAACTCGTAAAACGAAAGCaggaagcaagtggagaaagcatTGGCATCATTCTTGAGGAAATCAGACGTGCATTGGACCAGAGTCCTGATCATACCAAAGGAAATACTTCTGATGAACTGCATGACCGGGCCAAGATAGAAAAAATGGTGAGCAATCTTGCTGAAAAAATAAACGCCATGATCCGCTTTTCCGTAGAAGACAATGCTGCAAAATGTGGGCTGTCGTCGTTGCATGACAAGCCTGAATTCATTGCTCGCCTCGAGTACCTGGTTCATGTCTGTCACGATGTTCTCCATGAGAAGGCCAAGCTTGAAATTTTCATTGATGAGGTTTGCCTGGTACTAGACTATATAGCGGGCCAGTACTTTTCAAACCAAGTTGGACCGAAGGATGATAACATAAAGAATTCTGATGGAGACGAGTCATCAAGTACAGTAAACACAAATGGTGAACATGGAATGCAGAGTGCAACATCAGCAGCAGCACTAGACATCCAAACAGAAGCACATCAAGAACCAATTCAATTGGCAGGCCAGCTACCTGAAAATATCGAAGAGAGACAGCTTAATGAAGAACTTGCTATAGTGCTACATAAAGATTATGATATGGAACCAGGGAGGAAGTCATCATACTATAAGATAGAAAG CAGTCCCACTGACGATGGAACAGAAAATTTGGCACAAGAGGGAAAACAGCTACCAACA AACTCAGAGATATCTGCAGCAGCTCACAAGCTTGCAGAGTGCCAGGAAACCATCACAAATCTGAGTAAACAGCTGCATGCTCTCCAGACTCCCCCAAATTCAGGCATTATAGATATCTCAATGTTCAGCCCGAGACCAAGCTCGGCTGACTACAAGCCCCAGTCACTTGGAAGCATCCTTGCTGATGAGGCGACCAGCACAGCTGAGGGTACCATCCCTCCCACGCCAAAACAAGTGCACACCAAGAAGGAACAATGCGATCCTGACACTGCAGCACTAAGGAGCATGGCACAAGAGCAGGTTGTTGACGCCGACGGCGAGGCATCGGCGCAAGCTGTTGTTCAGCCAGTGATCCTGGAGCTGCGCCGTGATGATACTCCAACTGATCCTAGGAAGAAGAAGCGGGGTCCGAGCTTGCTGGGCAGGATGATCTTCAGGAAGAGAGTGGAAGGCAGCTCCTCCTAG